The Deltaproteobacteria bacterium HGW-Deltaproteobacteria-4 genome includes a window with the following:
- a CDS encoding 1-acyl-sn-glycerol-3-phosphate acyltransferase: MLRTIFFYINFFPFTLLCIGYLLISALLGGEERLHTSARQWARGCLWLGGVRLTVEGLEHLPLHGPAVYMSNHQGNFDIPLLFAALPVQFRWLAKAELFRIPLFGLTMRIAGYIPVERKDRRLAIQSMNKAAQQVAGGTSIMIFPEGTRSPDGALLPFKKGGFVLALQAQAPIVPIAIDGSAALMLKSSWLIHSGEVHLRIFPALSTAGLGMKERDALIAEVEARITSALSSPPSVA; encoded by the coding sequence TTGCTGCGAACCATCTTTTTCTACATTAACTTTTTTCCTTTTACCCTCCTTTGTATCGGCTACTTGCTGATCTCGGCGCTCCTCGGCGGCGAAGAGCGTCTGCACACCAGCGCCAGGCAATGGGCGCGGGGCTGTCTCTGGCTGGGGGGGGTGCGCCTGACGGTGGAAGGGCTCGAGCATCTCCCCCTCCACGGTCCGGCCGTTTACATGTCGAATCATCAAGGGAATTTTGACATTCCCCTCCTCTTTGCCGCCCTCCCGGTCCAGTTCCGCTGGCTGGCCAAGGCCGAACTCTTTCGCATCCCTCTTTTCGGCTTGACGATGCGCATTGCCGGCTATATTCCGGTCGAACGCAAGGACCGCCGACTGGCGATCCAGAGTATGAATAAAGCGGCGCAACAGGTGGCGGGCGGAACCTCGATCATGATCTTTCCGGAAGGAACGCGTTCCCCGGACGGGGCGTTACTCCCCTTTAAGAAGGGCGGATTTGTGCTGGCACTGCAGGCGCAGGCGCCGATTGTTCCGATCGCCATCGATGGCAGCGCCGCCTTGATGTTGAAGAGTTCGTGGCTGATCCACTCCGGGGAGGTGCATTTGCGTATCTTTCCGGCGTTGTCGACTGCGGGGCTGGGGATGAAGGAGCGCGATGCACTGATTGCGGAGGTCGAGGCGCGGATTACTTCGGCTCTTTCGTCGCCGCCGAGCGTGGCATGA
- a CDS encoding HD family phosphohydrolase, with product MKPEAVTPLLAFLRSLANAIGSAQLYSVEHPQVVALLPRAVDALHHFVGNEANKTLVFVKGVGFLQGKPLPHNPHLDRIAALCDQRGIGFIRFSGVVTVAEMRQLVRVLVGIENTENLSNSSGNICIGAVEAPESEGDNIREIASFEELSAEELKEIDELYNAFGQQKSFNLKSLASVIAGFINAFRREANPLLALVPLRLLDEYTFTHSVNVGILNIAQGMSLGIEGQLLHDLGIAGLLHDVGKIFTDQQLLKKPAALTTEEWQLMKRHPSRGAQYLLNQPDVPKIAVITAFEHHMRYDQTGYPRMAAGWKLSLCSQMTMISDTFDALRTRRIYKDSWDFPKISGHMLNLGGTQLNPELTLNFLNVLRKMEESSPERREGA from the coding sequence ATGAAACCTGAAGCTGTGACCCCTCTCCTTGCTTTTCTGCGTTCTCTTGCCAATGCCATCGGGAGCGCCCAGCTCTATTCCGTAGAGCACCCCCAAGTGGTGGCTCTCCTCCCCCGGGCTGTCGATGCCCTGCACCACTTTGTCGGCAACGAAGCCAACAAGACGCTGGTCTTTGTTAAAGGCGTCGGTTTTCTCCAGGGGAAACCGCTGCCGCACAACCCGCATCTAGACCGGATCGCTGCTCTCTGTGATCAGCGAGGCATCGGCTTTATCCGTTTCAGTGGAGTCGTTACCGTGGCGGAGATGCGGCAACTGGTGCGAGTGCTGGTCGGAATCGAAAACACTGAAAATCTGAGTAATTCCTCAGGGAATATCTGTATCGGTGCGGTTGAAGCGCCGGAGTCAGAGGGCGATAACATCCGTGAGATTGCTTCCTTTGAGGAGCTTAGTGCCGAAGAACTGAAAGAGATCGACGAGCTCTATAATGCCTTTGGTCAGCAAAAATCATTTAATCTCAAATCGTTGGCCAGCGTCATTGCCGGCTTTATCAACGCTTTCCGCCGGGAGGCGAATCCCCTGCTGGCGCTGGTACCGTTACGTCTTCTCGATGAATACACCTTTACCCACTCGGTCAATGTCGGCATTCTAAATATCGCGCAGGGCATGTCTCTGGGGATCGAGGGGCAGTTGCTTCACGATCTCGGCATTGCCGGTCTTTTACACGATGTCGGCAAGATCTTTACCGATCAGCAACTCTTGAAGAAGCCGGCGGCGCTGACGACGGAGGAGTGGCAACTCATGAAGCGTCATCCCTCACGGGGGGCGCAATATCTCCTTAATCAGCCCGATGTCCCGAAAATTGCCGTGATCACGGCTTTTGAGCACCATATGCGATACGACCAGACCGGATACCCGCGCATGGCCGCTGGCTGGAAGCTTAGCTTGTGCAGTCAGATGACGATGATTTCCGATACCTTTGATGCTTTGCGGACGCGGCGAATTTACAAAGACTCCTGGGATTTCCCGAAAATTTCCGGGCATATGCTCAACCTTGGCGGTACGCAGCTTAATCCTGAATTGACGCTCAACTTTCTTAATGTTCTCAGGAAGATGGAAGAGAGTTCCCCGGAGCGGAGAGAGGGGGCGTGA